The genomic window TCCATCTTGCACGTTTACTTTGTTACCCAATTTGATGTAGTGTACATCGCCGCGGATAACGGCATTAAACCAAATACTACATTGTTTCCCTACCGTGACATCACCAACTATCACTGCATTTTCAGCTATAAAACAATCGCTAGGTATTTGTGGAGATTTTCCGTTTATGGTTTTTATTATAGACATAATTTTTATTTTTTCAATGTTACGCTTTCGCGGAAAGTATTCTGCTAATTTATTTAAAATATGATAATAATTGCGCTTTTTTGGATGCAGAAACCATAATTTCTTTTCCGTTGCTAAGCAAGACGCTTCCGCCCTTTCCTTTTAAGTATTTCACGACTTCATTTACGTTTACTAAATACGATTTATGTACACGTGAAAAACTAGAATTAGCCAAGGCTTCCTCGAAATATTTTAAGGTTTTACTAACAACTTTCTTTTTATCGTTATTTAAATATATTTCGGTGTAATTATCATCGGCTTTGCAATATAGGATATCGGCTGTGTTTAGGATTTCGAAACCATCGAGTTGCGGAATGGTGATTTTCCCACTGATACTATTTGTTTTAGGAACTAAAATTTCATCTTGTAAAGCGTTTTCTTTTGTTTTTATTTCTGTAACGTAATCGACTGCTTTTATAAGTTCATCAATAGAAATAGGTTTCATTAAATAATAACTTGCATGAACGTTTAATGCCTCGATTGCGTAATGATTATATGCGGTTACAAATACTGTTTCGAAATTAACATCGCCAACCTTATCCAGTAAATCGAAGGCATTTCCGTATGGCATTTCTACATCTAGAAATACTAGATCTAATTCGTTATTACGGATTAAAACCAAAGCTTCTTCAACGTTAGATGCCTCACCTAAAACAACAACGTTTGGGCAATATTTTTTGAGATAATTTCTTAATATTTCTCGGCTAGTTTCTTCGTCTTCGACGATTATCGCAGTTAGTTTCATTTTTGTTTTATTTTAATCTTTTTTCAATGTAACAACAACTTTAGTTCCAGCATCTTCTTCATCTTGAAAATCACTAACCAAAACATCTACTTTATCTTTATACATAGCATTTAAAATAGATACTCGCTTTTTGATATTCCCCATCCCTTTGGAGTTCTGCTTTTGTTGATGCTCGGTTTTTAAAGCTTTAGATTTTTCGCGACCAATACCATCATCCGTAATGCTAATCGTTATTTCATCTGGGTTAGATTGCGCAATTGCAATTTCTAAATTTCCTTTTGTTTTTTTATAGCGTAAGCCATGCCAAACAGCATTTTCTATATAAGGCTGCAACAACATAGGCGGAATTACAAAATCGTTTACATTTATATTCTCATCCACTTTTATGGTATAATCAAACTTGTCTTTAAATCGAAAATGTTCAAGTTTAGTGTATAATTCTAAAAGTTTAATTTCTTTTTCTAACGGAATAAAATCTTGTTCGCTATTTTCTAAAACGGCACGCATAAGTAATGAGAAATCTGTTAAATATTTATTTGCCGTTCGCTCGTCATTCGATGCTATAAAGCTATTTACAGAATTAAGCGCATTAAAAATAAAATGAGGATTCATTTGGCTTCGCAAGCTTTTCAAAGCTAATAAATTATTCGCTAAACGCTGTTGTTTTATATATTTGAACATTAAAAAAGCAGCAAGTAAAAGCAAAACTAAACCACCAATTAATGAATAAATAATAAGTTTTTGACGTTTAGTTTGTTCGGTAGAGAGTTGATATTTACTTTCTGATAATTCACGATCGCTTTCTAAACTTGTTATACGGTTTTGTTTACTCGCAAGTTCTTTACTAAAACGAGCTGCCTGTGATATTTGCTGTTCTTTTTTCGCATAAACCTGATCTACTAAATCCACATAATTCTGAAAAGCTTTTAAAGATTTCTCATAATCTTCTGCAGTTTCATAAACTTCAGATAGTTTTCGAGTAGCATCCTTTCTAACAATTAAATCTTCCTTGCTTTCTGCTTCTTCAATACTTCTTTCAAGATAACTTATCGCATTTCCTACATCGCCTTGGGAGGCATACGCATTACCAATTTTATAATTTTGTTTTTGCGGTGTTAGTGGACTTTCATTATCGAAAACCGAATCGACTTCAATTTCATTGATAGTGCTTAATGCTTCTTTTCTTAATTGAATTTCTTCGGAATAATCGCTAATATCATTTTGAAAATCTGCCACTTTCAATTTTTCTGAAACAGCTCTTTTTTTATTTTCGCTATTAGCTAAGTCTAATGACTTATAAAAAAACCCTTTGGCTTTTTCCGAGTCGCCTTTTGCGCTATAAGCCTTTGCTATTTTAGAGTTTAAATCGGTTTCTTTGGGTTTAATTAAATGGCTTTGTGCTACGTATAATCCTTCCTTATAATTTTCAATAGACTTATTAAAATCTTTGGTTAACAAATACACATCGCCCAAGCCTTCGTAAAGCGATACTAATTGCCAATTAGTGAGTTCCTTTTTATCTAGCTCATTATAGGTTTGAATACTTTCTTGATAATTTTTATTGAGTTTATAAGCGTTTGCTAATTTCAAAGATACCTCGTTCGTTTCTGTACTCTGCAGGCTTATTCTATAGTCTGAAACTGCCAAATCGTATTGCTTCCAATAAAAATAAACATCGCCTAAAGCTTCATAAGCAATACTATTATCTTTTGAAGAGTTTGTTTCTGCTAAAGCTTCGGATATAAACTGAATACTTTTTCTAGCATCTTTTTTTAAATAATTATCAGCCGAATCTATAAGTGATTTAAAGGATTCTGGATTACTGCGAGATCGTTTGCTGTATTTTGATAATACTCTATCTTCCTTATTGGTTTCCACTTGCACTTCAATACGCTCATTACTTTTTATAGTGTAATAAACGGTTTCAAAATCTTTATGTCTTATGGTGAGTTCGTCACCCTCTCGAACTTCAATTCTGAAATCGCCCATGATATCGGTTGTGGCATATCCGCCACCATTAACTTCAATATTTACATCTGCAATTGGTTTTCGGGTTTCACTTTCAATCACCGATCCGCGGACTGTAAACCTTGAGCCTTGGGTATTTAAAGTATTGCTACTCTGCGCCAAAACTAGCGAGCCGAACAGAACAAAGCTTAAAATGGATATATGTTTAAAAAAAGTCTTCATCATAATTTTTACAATGATAAACTTACGCACTTTACTTGGTATAATAAAATGATGGTTTTAGAAATAGCAGCCTTTTTTCGACCTAAAGGTTAGGTTTACGCATTTAAAAATTGGTTTCACTCATTGAAACACCACTGTTACGCATTCTTGTTTTATTATGAAGGGGTTTGGTTTTAACTTTACAGTATTGAAGTAATTCTCATTCAAAAAACAAAAACACTATGAAATCTAACTTAAAAACATTAGCCTTTTGCACAGCATTAATAGGTTTAACCTCATGCAATGCTAACACAAAAAAGCAACCAGAACTTTATGCAGAACATAAAGTGGAGCAAACAGTAGAACATAAAGAACCCAATAAACAATTTATTAAAGTGGCGCTTTTATTAGATACTAGTAATAGCATGGATGGTTTAATAGATCAAGCTAAAGCACAACTTTGGGATATTGTAAACGAACTCTCTTACGCTAAATGTGGTAACCAAAAACCGAATTTACAAATTGCGTTATACGAATATGGTAACGATAATTTAAACGGAGATGAAGGTTACATTAAACAGG from Algibacter sp. L1A34 includes these protein-coding regions:
- a CDS encoding LytR/AlgR family response regulator transcription factor — encoded protein: MKLTAIIVEDEETSREILRNYLKKYCPNVVVLGEASNVEEALVLIRNNELDLVFLDVEMPYGNAFDLLDKVGDVNFETVFVTAYNHYAIEALNVHASYYLMKPISIDELIKAVDYVTEIKTKENALQDEILVPKTNSISGKITIPQLDGFEILNTADILYCKADDNYTEIYLNNDKKKVVSKTLKYFEEALANSSFSRVHKSYLVNVNEVVKYLKGKGGSVLLSNGKEIMVSASKKAQLLSYFK
- a CDS encoding histidine kinase, whose protein sequence is MMKTFFKHISILSFVLFGSLVLAQSSNTLNTQGSRFTVRGSVIESETRKPIADVNIEVNGGGYATTDIMGDFRIEVREGDELTIRHKDFETVYYTIKSNERIEVQVETNKEDRVLSKYSKRSRSNPESFKSLIDSADNYLKKDARKSIQFISEALAETNSSKDNSIAYEALGDVYFYWKQYDLAVSDYRISLQSTETNEVSLKLANAYKLNKNYQESIQTYNELDKKELTNWQLVSLYEGLGDVYLLTKDFNKSIENYKEGLYVAQSHLIKPKETDLNSKIAKAYSAKGDSEKAKGFFYKSLDLANSENKKRAVSEKLKVADFQNDISDYSEEIQLRKEALSTINEIEVDSVFDNESPLTPQKQNYKIGNAYASQGDVGNAISYLERSIEEAESKEDLIVRKDATRKLSEVYETAEDYEKSLKAFQNYVDLVDQVYAKKEQQISQAARFSKELASKQNRITSLESDRELSESKYQLSTEQTKRQKLIIYSLIGGLVLLLLAAFLMFKYIKQQRLANNLLALKSLRSQMNPHFIFNALNSVNSFIASNDERTANKYLTDFSLLMRAVLENSEQDFIPLEKEIKLLELYTKLEHFRFKDKFDYTIKVDENINVNDFVIPPMLLQPYIENAVWHGLRYKKTKGNLEIAIAQSNPDEITISITDDGIGREKSKALKTEHQQKQNSKGMGNIKKRVSILNAMYKDKVDVLVSDFQDEEDAGTKVVVTLKKD